A window of Pomacea canaliculata isolate SZHN2017 linkage group LG3, ASM307304v1, whole genome shotgun sequence contains these coding sequences:
- the LOC112560751 gene encoding uncharacterized protein LOC112560751 yields MLDSVAMQLKRPEEEIDKKEVLLSAFCVYNTHRHGSNALQAMRLLTAAFRQVALPQQGSMSEVEQAIHYCTALIARESQAMTPRQERSRVSLNFTSPAVSTPVIPGINPAAFAGGSSLPNLPSGPEASVRMSGSSMQHRGLVSLPSGPTSSRSSLGGSCGPQSFSQISAHWESPSALFGVFAGNTSTSGVPLTPPRRVSTGTGTTDIIDLTSPEKQSPMRAVKSPQASVTTSTILHPRTPGAWPLVPPNLCPSHLHSSSPFSSPINPMSSGASAGQTPGYTTTDDPSDFDMSDPGDDLAFTSPDKLTSDVRHHFQGDLL; encoded by the exons ATGCTGGACTCTGTTGCCATGCAGCTGAAGCGACCAGAAGAAGAAATTGATAAAAAGGAAGTTCTTTTGTCAGCATTTTGTGTTTACAATACCCACCGCCATGGCAGCAATGCCTTACAAGCTATGAGACTTCTCACTGCAGCATTTCGGCAGGTGGCATTGCCACAG CAAGGATCAATGTCTGAGGTGGAGCAGGCCATTCATTACTGCACAGCTCTTATTGCCCGCGAGAGTCAAGCCATG ACACCTAGGCAAGAAAGGAGCCGTGTGTCTTTGAATTTCACTTCACCTGCTGTCAGCACTCCAGTGATCCCTGGGATCAATCCAGCAGCTTTTGCAGGAGGTTCCTCTCTTCCCAATCTACCATCAGGACCAGAAGCTTCTGTAAGAATGTCTGGAAGCAGCATGCAACACCGGGGATTGGTGTCTTTACCATCTGGTCCCACATCTTCGAGATCATCACTGGGTGGCTCATGTGGTCCTCAGTCCTTCTCCCAGATATCTGCCCACTGGGAATCTCCTTCAGCACTATTTGGAGTCTTTGCCGGCAACACCAGCACATCAGGTGTGCCTCTCACACCACCGAGGAGAGTCTCCACAGGAACAGGAACCACAGACATTATTGATCTGACATCACCTGAAAAGCAGAGTCCAATGAGAGCTGTCAAGTCACCTCAGGCCTCAGTTACCACCTCCACCATACTTCATCCAAGAACCCCAGGAGCCTGGCCACTGGTGCCCCCCAATTTGTGCCCCTCTCATCTCCATTCATCCTCTCCATTTTCATCTCCCATCAACCCCATGTCTAGCGGGGCATCAGCTGGGCAAACACCAGGTTACACTACGACTGATGACCCTAGTGACTTTGACATGTCTGACCCTGGCGATGACCTGGCTTTTACATCACCTGATAAACTCACCTCAGATGTGAGGCACCATTTTCAAGGTGACCTGTTGTAA